The Petropleomorpha daqingensis genome includes a window with the following:
- a CDS encoding DUF3566 domain-containing protein → MSDRQSSVRTQDTAAGEPAPGSVSTTQAIPGTGGLRAQGGGLPTGTAGTPTGSAPAAKKAQGRGRGGKAAGRGPRRARLQLRHIDIWSAFKISLVLSIALFFIWMVAVGILYGVLSALGVFDTLNDLFGQLGSASGSGGGKDVITPGIVFGGAAVIGAINVILMTALCTVGTFIYNLCSDLVGGLELTLSERD, encoded by the coding sequence ATGAGCGACCGGCAGAGCTCGGTGCGCACGCAGGACACCGCTGCCGGGGAACCGGCGCCGGGATCCGTCTCGACCACGCAGGCGATCCCGGGCACCGGAGGTCTGCGGGCGCAGGGCGGCGGTCTGCCGACCGGCACCGCCGGCACGCCGACCGGCTCCGCGCCGGCCGCGAAGAAGGCACAGGGTCGCGGGCGTGGCGGCAAGGCCGCCGGTCGCGGTCCGCGCCGGGCCCGCCTGCAGCTGCGGCACATCGACATCTGGTCGGCGTTCAAGATCTCGCTGGTGCTGTCGATCGCGCTGTTCTTCATCTGGATGGTTGCGGTCGGGATCCTCTACGGCGTCCTGTCCGCGCTCGGCGTCTTCGACACCCTCAACGACCTGTTCGGCCAGCTGGGCAGCGCCTCCGGTTCGGGCGGCGGCAAGGACGTCATCACCCCCGGCATCGTGTTCGGCGGTGCGGCGGTCATCGGCGCGATCAACGTCATCCTCATGACGGCGCTGTGCACCGTCGGCACGTTCATCTACAACCTCTGCTCCGACCTGGTCGGCGGCCTGGAGCTCACCCTCTCCGAGCGGGACTGA
- a CDS encoding DLW-39 family protein, whose protein sequence is MLKKLAFAAVIAGAITAIRKRSAGKAEADLWHEATSGPGAVSTPTAR, encoded by the coding sequence GTGCTGAAGAAGCTGGCATTCGCGGCGGTCATCGCCGGAGCCATCACCGCCATCCGCAAGCGCTCCGCAGGCAAGGCCGAGGCCGACCTGTGGCACGAGGCCACCAGCGGCCCGGGCGCGGTCAGCACTCCGACCGCCCGCTGA
- a CDS encoding peptidylprolyl isomerase, translated as MTESTAPARSAVLHTNHGDIRVNLFPDHAPKTVANFADLAEGRREWTHPESRQKTTDRLYDGTIFHRIIDGFMIQGGDPLGQGYGGPGYQFKDEFHPELQFDRPYLLAMANAGPGTNGSQFFITVGKTPHLNMRHTIFGEVADEESRDVVDRISKVATGRNDRPVEDVVLQSVEVQRS; from the coding sequence GTGACCGAATCGACTGCTCCGGCGCGCAGCGCCGTCCTGCACACGAACCACGGCGACATCCGGGTGAACCTGTTCCCCGACCACGCCCCCAAGACGGTGGCCAACTTCGCCGACCTGGCCGAGGGGCGTCGCGAGTGGACGCACCCCGAGTCGCGGCAGAAGACCACCGACCGGCTCTACGACGGCACGATCTTCCACCGGATCATCGACGGCTTCATGATCCAGGGCGGTGACCCGCTGGGTCAGGGCTACGGCGGCCCCGGCTACCAGTTCAAGGACGAGTTCCACCCCGAGCTGCAGTTCGACCGCCCGTACCTGCTGGCCATGGCCAACGCCGGCCCCGGCACCAACGGCTCCCAGTTCTTCATCACCGTGGGCAAGACGCCGCACCTGAACATGCGGCACACGATCTTCGGTGAGGTCGCCGACGAGGAGAGCCGCGACGTCGTCGACCGCATCTCGAAGGTCGCCACCGGCCGCAACGACCGCCCGGTCGAGGACGTCGTGCTCCAGTCGGTGGAGGTGCAGCGCAGCTGA
- a CDS encoding rhomboid family intramembrane serine protease, translated as MVPASVGFQCPECVRAGQAGARAPKSGGLRAAGRRWGPVTLVLIGINVAVYVATAISAATVGSNPLTRNYVSPLGAALVQFPPAVDAGEWWRMITAAFLHLGPFHLALNMLALLVFGSELERALGRWRYLAVYGVSILGGAAAVQLFTVSAVAGASTAIWGLMGAFGVLMLAQRQDLRGIVTLVALNVVISVVIPGISLVGHIGGFVAGALAMAVLVLTKRTRSLQIAGTAVLAVALVVVALTVPTVVVL; from the coding sequence ATGGTCCCGGCCTCGGTCGGGTTCCAGTGCCCGGAGTGCGTCCGGGCCGGGCAGGCGGGTGCCCGCGCGCCGAAGAGCGGCGGGCTGCGGGCGGCGGGCCGGCGATGGGGGCCGGTGACCCTCGTCCTCATCGGGATCAACGTCGCCGTGTACGTCGCGACGGCGATTTCCGCGGCGACGGTCGGCAGCAACCCGCTCACCCGCAACTACGTCTCCCCGCTGGGCGCCGCGCTCGTCCAGTTCCCGCCGGCGGTCGACGCGGGCGAGTGGTGGCGGATGATCACCGCGGCCTTCCTGCACCTCGGCCCGTTCCACCTGGCGCTGAACATGCTGGCGCTGCTGGTGTTCGGGTCCGAGCTGGAGCGCGCGCTGGGCCGCTGGCGCTACCTGGCGGTGTACGGGGTGTCCATCCTCGGCGGCGCGGCCGCGGTCCAGCTCTTCACGGTCTCCGCGGTGGCCGGTGCCTCCACGGCGATCTGGGGGCTCATGGGCGCCTTCGGCGTGCTCATGCTCGCCCAGCGGCAGGACCTGCGCGGCATCGTCACGCTGGTGGCGCTCAACGTCGTCATCAGCGTGGTCATCCCGGGCATCTCGCTCGTCGGTCACATCGGTGGGTTCGTGGCCGGTGCGCTCGCCATGGCCGTGCTCGTCCTGACCAAGCGCACGAGGTCGCTGCAGATCGCCGGTACGGCGGTCCTCGCCGTCGCACTCGTCGTGGTCGCCCTGACCGTCCCGACGGTCGTCGTCCTTTAG
- a CDS encoding PH domain-containing protein — protein MQWSPRPAETAALAVIGLGLALAVVLVDSAGRLLVGAAALLVLGLAARDALLRPRLSAGADGVVVRTLAGRRHLPWHGLRVQVRATRRWGVRGRTLELDTATGPDDDGVLVLLGRRDLGADPEEVARVLRGLAA, from the coding sequence GTGCAGTGGTCACCGCGGCCGGCCGAGACGGCCGCCCTCGCCGTCATCGGGCTCGGTCTGGCGCTCGCCGTCGTCCTGGTCGACTCGGCGGGCCGGCTGCTCGTCGGTGCGGCCGCCCTGCTGGTCCTCGGGCTCGCGGCCCGGGACGCGCTGCTGCGGCCGAGGCTGTCCGCCGGTGCCGACGGCGTCGTCGTCCGCACGCTGGCCGGGCGCCGGCACCTGCCGTGGCACGGGCTGCGGGTGCAGGTGCGGGCCACCAGGCGGTGGGGCGTGCGGGGCCGCACGCTCGAGCTGGACACCGCCACCGGCCCGGACGACGACGGCGTCCTCGTCCTGCTCGGCCGCCGCGACCTCGGCGCCGATCCCGAGGAGGTCGCCCGGGTGCTCCGGGGCCTGGCGGCCTAA
- the crgA gene encoding cell division protein CrgA — MPKSKVRKKSVYTPPSDVLARGSRAKAVQPSPRWYAILMVALMLIGLVWIVVYYVAGDKIPLMVSLGAWNFAIGFGAMVVGLVMSMRWR; from the coding sequence GTGCCCAAGTCCAAGGTGCGCAAGAAGTCGGTCTACACGCCGCCGAGCGACGTGCTGGCGCGCGGCTCGCGGGCCAAGGCGGTCCAGCCCAGCCCGCGCTGGTACGCGATCCTCATGGTCGCGCTCATGCTCATCGGCCTGGTGTGGATCGTCGTGTACTACGTGGCCGGCGACAAGATCCCGCTCATGGTGTCCCTCGGCGCCTGGAACTTCGCGATCGGCTTCGGCGCGATGGTCGTCGGGCTGGTCATGTCGATGCGCTGGCGCTGA
- a CDS encoding DUF881 domain-containing protein translates to MARIPRLRRPSGWAALVPVVALAAGLLFATSGRTAQGTDLRAGDVTELSGLISQRQGAIARQEQQFADLQQQIQQLTDQAASRNSGVAQAKQEGDSGAVSAGLVALTGPGVEITLDDAPTRPDGTLPANARPDDLVIHQSDVQAVVNAVWASGADGVAIMDQRLDATSAVRCVGNVLLLQGRTYSPPFVITAIGDVDAVKAQLAASPQVDLLQQAVDAFGLTFSVKAKSQVTLPKFTGSLDLQYAEAH, encoded by the coding sequence GTGGCCCGCATCCCCAGGCTCCGTCGTCCCTCGGGATGGGCCGCGCTCGTCCCTGTCGTCGCCCTTGCCGCCGGGCTGCTGTTCGCCACGTCGGGGCGCACCGCCCAGGGCACCGACCTGCGCGCCGGCGACGTCACCGAGCTGTCCGGCCTCATCTCCCAGCGGCAGGGGGCCATCGCCCGCCAGGAGCAGCAGTTCGCCGACCTGCAGCAGCAGATCCAGCAGCTCACCGACCAGGCCGCCTCCCGCAACTCCGGCGTCGCCCAGGCGAAGCAGGAGGGCGACTCGGGAGCGGTCTCGGCCGGGCTGGTCGCGCTGACCGGGCCCGGCGTGGAGATCACCCTCGACGACGCCCCCACGCGGCCCGACGGCACCCTGCCGGCCAACGCCCGTCCCGACGACCTGGTGATCCACCAGAGCGACGTCCAGGCGGTCGTCAACGCCGTCTGGGCCTCCGGGGCCGACGGCGTGGCGATCATGGACCAGCGGCTCGACGCGACCAGCGCCGTCCGGTGCGTGGGCAACGTGCTGCTGCTGCAGGGCCGGACGTACTCCCCGCCGTTCGTCATCACCGCGATCGGCGACGTCGACGCCGTCAAGGCGCAGCTGGCCGCCTCGCCGCAGGTGGACCTGCTCCAGCAGGCCGTGGACGCCTTCGGGCTGACCTTCTCCGTGAAGGCGAAGTCGCAGGTGACCCTGCCGAAGTTCACCGGTTCGCTGGACCTGCAGTACGCCGAGGCGCACTAG
- a CDS encoding aminodeoxychorismate/anthranilate synthase component II, which translates to MPDNRPVLVVDNFDSFVYNLVQYLGQLGVRCIVRRNDAVTVDELPELDVAGVLLSPGPGTPAGAGVTVPMVRAAAEAGTPVFGVCLGHQAIAEAFGAEVVRAPELLHGKTSEVVHDGVGVLAGLPSPFTATRYHSLAVDPATVPDELEVTGHTPSGIVMALRHRELPIEGVQFHPESVLTEGGHRMLATWLAACGLAPDEATVAAAEAGMRRLLPA; encoded by the coding sequence GTGCCTGACAACCGGCCCGTCCTCGTCGTCGACAACTTCGACAGCTTCGTCTACAACCTCGTCCAGTACCTGGGCCAGCTGGGCGTGCGCTGCATCGTGCGCCGCAACGACGCCGTCACCGTGGACGAGCTGCCCGAGCTCGACGTCGCCGGGGTGCTGCTCTCCCCCGGCCCCGGCACGCCGGCCGGCGCCGGCGTGACCGTGCCCATGGTCCGCGCCGCGGCCGAGGCCGGGACGCCGGTCTTCGGCGTCTGCCTGGGCCACCAGGCGATCGCGGAGGCCTTCGGCGCCGAGGTGGTGCGCGCGCCGGAGCTGCTGCACGGCAAGACGAGCGAGGTCGTGCACGACGGCGTCGGCGTCCTGGCCGGGCTGCCCTCGCCGTTCACCGCCACCCGGTACCACTCCCTCGCGGTCGACCCGGCCACCGTGCCCGACGAGCTCGAGGTCACCGGGCACACGCCGTCGGGCATCGTCATGGCGCTGCGGCACCGGGAGCTGCCCATCGAGGGTGTGCAGTTCCACCCCGAGTCGGTGCTCACCGAGGGCGGGCACCGGATGCTGGCCACCTGGCTGGCCGCCTGCGGCCTCGCGCCGGACGAGGCGACCGTGGCGGCCGCCGAGGCCGGGATGCGCCGCCTGCTGCCCGCCTGA
- the pknB gene encoding Stk1 family PASTA domain-containing Ser/Thr kinase — MTSPQVLGERYEIGGVLGRGGMAEVHRGRDLRLGREVAVKVLRQDLARDPSFQVRFRREAQAAASLNHPSIVAVYDTGEDRTALGATPYIVMEYVEGETLRDVLRREGVLDPDRAMELAADICGALDFSHRNGIVHRDVKPGNVMITPQGTVKVMDFGIARAVSDSAATMTSTAAVIGTAQYLSPEQARGEGVDARSDVYSVGCLLYELVTGTPPFTGDSPVAVAYQHVREDPKLPSSINPAVPPELDAILLKAMSKNPANRYQSAADMRNDLLRALAGQRVEATPVMGENEKTTLLAAAPAGYGYGRDDDDWGDEDDEAARRKRRNRIIALVTVLAVLLVGGAITAFVLLNNKDDNTPPSATQVTVPNVVNVAVADARTQIEAAGLTVGAVTPQPSTDQQKGLVLSTNPAGGAKADKGAKVDVAVGAGPNTQAIPAVIGLDVQDAKDNLTGAGFTGNINTEQVDSLKPEGQVVAIDPAQGSQAALDAAITLSVSDGDAPIPAVVGQQQDAAQKALKDAGFTNVTVKQVEDASQPAGTVTAVDPGQNTQATADTAITLSVASAPTKITIPPSIVGKTEPQARAILQQAGFTNVTSLQTEPPNGEAPGTVVGSDPQPGTQAGKDDQITLLVVGPA, encoded by the coding sequence ATGACCAGCCCGCAGGTGCTCGGCGAGCGCTACGAGATCGGCGGGGTGCTCGGCCGCGGTGGCATGGCGGAGGTGCACCGCGGCCGCGATCTCCGCCTGGGCCGCGAGGTCGCCGTGAAGGTGCTCCGTCAGGACCTCGCCCGCGATCCCTCCTTCCAGGTGCGCTTCCGCCGCGAGGCGCAGGCCGCCGCCTCGCTCAACCACCCGTCGATCGTCGCGGTCTACGACACCGGTGAGGACCGCACCGCGCTGGGCGCGACGCCCTACATCGTCATGGAGTACGTCGAGGGCGAGACGCTGCGCGACGTCCTGCGCCGCGAGGGGGTCCTCGACCCCGACCGGGCGATGGAGCTGGCCGCCGACATCTGCGGCGCCCTGGACTTCAGCCACCGCAACGGCATCGTGCACCGCGACGTGAAGCCCGGGAACGTGATGATCACGCCCCAGGGCACCGTCAAGGTGATGGACTTCGGCATCGCCCGCGCCGTCTCCGACTCCGCCGCGACGATGACCTCCACCGCGGCCGTGATCGGCACGGCGCAGTACCTCTCCCCCGAGCAGGCCCGCGGCGAGGGCGTCGACGCCCGCTCCGACGTCTACTCGGTGGGCTGCCTGCTCTACGAGCTGGTCACCGGCACCCCGCCGTTCACCGGCGACTCCCCCGTGGCCGTCGCCTACCAGCACGTCCGCGAGGACCCGAAGCTGCCGTCGTCGATCAACCCTGCGGTGCCGCCGGAGCTCGACGCGATCCTGCTCAAGGCCATGAGCAAGAACCCGGCCAACCGGTACCAGTCGGCCGCGGACATGCGCAACGACCTGCTCCGGGCCCTGGCCGGGCAGCGGGTCGAGGCGACGCCGGTCATGGGCGAGAACGAGAAGACGACGCTGCTCGCCGCCGCGCCCGCCGGCTACGGCTACGGCCGGGACGACGACGACTGGGGCGACGAGGACGACGAGGCCGCGCGCCGCAAGCGCCGGAACCGGATCATCGCCCTGGTCACCGTGCTCGCCGTGCTGCTCGTCGGGGGCGCGATCACCGCGTTCGTCCTGCTCAACAACAAGGACGACAACACCCCGCCGAGCGCCACCCAGGTGACCGTGCCCAACGTGGTCAACGTCGCGGTGGCCGACGCCCGCACCCAGATCGAGGCCGCCGGGCTCACCGTCGGCGCCGTGACGCCCCAGCCCAGCACCGACCAGCAGAAGGGCCTGGTGCTCTCCACCAACCCGGCCGGCGGCGCCAAGGCCGACAAGGGCGCCAAGGTCGACGTGGCCGTCGGCGCCGGCCCGAACACCCAGGCCATCCCCGCCGTCATCGGCCTGGACGTCCAGGACGCCAAGGACAACCTCACCGGCGCCGGTTTCACGGGGAACATCAACACCGAGCAGGTGGACAGCCTCAAGCCCGAGGGCCAGGTCGTCGCGATCGACCCGGCTCAGGGCAGCCAGGCCGCCCTCGACGCCGCCATCACCCTGTCGGTCTCGGACGGCGACGCGCCGATCCCCGCGGTGGTGGGCCAGCAGCAGGACGCGGCCCAGAAGGCGCTCAAGGACGCCGGGTTCACCAACGTGACGGTCAAGCAGGTCGAGGACGCCTCGCAGCCGGCCGGCACGGTCACGGCTGTCGACCCGGGGCAGAACACCCAGGCGACCGCGGACACCGCGATCACCCTCTCGGTGGCCTCCGCGCCGACGAAGATCACGATCCCGCCGTCCATCGTCGGCAAGACCGAGCCCCAGGCACGGGCGATCCTGCAGCAGGCGGGCTTCACGAACGTCACGTCGCTGCAGACCGAGCCCCCCAACGGCGAGGCCCCCGGCACCGTCGTCGGCTCGGACCCGCAGCCCGGCACCCAGGCGGGCAAGGACGACCAGATCACCCTCCTGGTCGTCGGACCCGCCTAG
- a CDS encoding protein kinase domain-containing protein, translating into MALSLGTLLAGRYEITAPIAVGGMGEVWQARDRVLDRTVAAKVLRSEFTGDPNFLARFRNEARHTAALTHPNIASVYDYGETVDERTGTNLAFLVMEFVDGQPLVTILHEEGRLPVDWTLHVLGQSAEGLSAAHRAGVVHRDIKPGNLMVRPDGVVKLTDFGIAQARDAAPLTRTGMVVGTAQYLSPEQAQGFEVTAASDVYSLGVVAYECLTGGRPFDGTSQVAIALAHINRPPPPLPAEVPRAVRELIERALAKDPAQRFADGAEFAAAIRAVAASGVSPGGAVPATGATTEVIAVPEGATRVSATGAAAAVAGGPSTAPRPMPPLQRPEDDEPYAWDDEPQKPSRRWIWVAAIVAVVLLLGGGGWLLLSSNGNDSGGNGGSTTSSSATGTTPAGTVAIDTNGFIGEDFDTVRAQLEGAGLKVTRAEATDAQLEALGRGLDPNSVAGSDPANTTVPVGSSVTLFVASEGFTPDDGSAQTTQPHRTTEPPSSTSSSSSSTTSTSTSTTTTSTSTSTSPSTDTAPGSSVPPDSPPVDPGGDAAGAAGGTG; encoded by the coding sequence ATGGCGCTGTCGCTGGGCACCCTGCTCGCCGGGCGCTACGAGATCACCGCCCCCATCGCCGTCGGCGGCATGGGCGAGGTCTGGCAGGCGCGCGACCGGGTCCTCGACCGCACGGTCGCGGCCAAGGTGCTGCGCAGCGAGTTCACCGGCGACCCGAACTTCCTGGCCCGGTTCCGCAACGAGGCCCGGCACACCGCGGCGCTGACCCACCCGAACATCGCCTCGGTCTACGACTACGGCGAGACCGTCGACGAGCGCACCGGCACGAACCTGGCCTTCCTCGTCATGGAGTTCGTCGACGGGCAGCCGCTGGTGACGATCCTGCACGAGGAGGGCCGGCTCCCCGTCGACTGGACCCTGCACGTGCTCGGCCAGTCCGCCGAGGGCCTGTCCGCCGCGCACCGGGCCGGGGTCGTCCACCGCGACATCAAGCCGGGCAACCTGATGGTCCGCCCCGACGGCGTGGTCAAGCTGACCGACTTCGGCATCGCCCAGGCCCGAGACGCCGCGCCGCTGACGCGCACCGGCATGGTCGTCGGCACCGCGCAGTACCTCTCCCCGGAGCAGGCGCAGGGCTTCGAGGTCACCGCCGCCTCCGACGTGTACTCCCTGGGCGTCGTCGCCTACGAGTGCCTGACCGGCGGCCGGCCGTTCGACGGCACCTCGCAGGTCGCGATCGCGCTGGCGCACATCAACCGCCCGCCGCCGCCGCTGCCCGCCGAGGTCCCGCGGGCGGTGCGGGAGCTGATCGAGCGGGCCCTGGCCAAGGACCCGGCGCAGCGCTTCGCCGACGGCGCGGAGTTCGCCGCGGCGATCCGGGCCGTGGCCGCGTCCGGGGTCTCCCCCGGCGGCGCCGTGCCGGCGACCGGCGCGACCACCGAGGTGATCGCCGTCCCCGAGGGCGCCACCCGGGTGAGCGCGACCGGCGCGGCCGCCGCGGTCGCCGGGGGCCCCAGCACCGCGCCCCGCCCGATGCCACCGCTCCAGCGGCCGGAGGACGACGAGCCCTACGCCTGGGACGACGAGCCGCAGAAGCCCAGCCGGCGCTGGATCTGGGTGGCCGCCATCGTCGCGGTGGTGCTCCTGCTCGGCGGCGGCGGGTGGCTGCTGCTCAGCAGCAACGGCAACGACTCCGGCGGCAACGGCGGCAGCACGACCAGCTCGTCGGCAACGGGGACGACGCCGGCCGGCACGGTCGCCATCGACACCAACGGCTTCATCGGCGAGGACTTCGACACGGTGCGGGCGCAGCTGGAGGGCGCCGGGCTGAAGGTCACCCGGGCCGAGGCGACCGACGCGCAGCTCGAGGCGCTCGGCCGGGGGCTCGACCCGAACTCCGTCGCCGGCTCCGACCCGGCGAACACCACCGTCCCGGTCGGCTCGTCCGTCACGCTGTTCGTCGCCTCCGAGGGCTTCACGCCGGACGACGGCTCCGCGCAGACGACGCAGCCGCACCGGACCACCGAGCCGCCGTCGTCCACCTCGAGCTCGTCGTCCTCGACCACCTCGACGTCGACGTCCACGACCACCACGTCGACCTCGACGTCCACCTCGCCCTCGACGGACACGGCGCCGGGTTCGTCGGTGCCACCGGACAGCCCGCCGGTCGATCCGGGTGGTGACGCGGCGGGTGCGGCGGGTGGGACGGGGTGA
- a CDS encoding peptidoglycan D,D-transpeptidase FtsI family protein: protein MNAPLRRVSISVLVLFTLLIINVNIIQVVRADKLRTDPSNTRVLIEEYSRERGSIVVQGGTEIAKSTRTDDRLAYLRQYSNGPVYAPVTGYYSLVYNTWALERYENDVLAGNDPRLFARRLADLFTGRDPSGGDLVLTLDPTVQQTAMDALDGVTGAVVALDPKTGAILGLASTPTYDPNQLSSHDPAAIRAYGNQLGQANPDPRSNQAINQRYSPGSVFKTIISAAALSNGYTPETTIPAPDLLTLPGTRTTLENYNGESCNGGADQSLIDAFTISCNTAFAQLGIDLGEDKVRSMAEAFGIDDEGFDMPLPVVGSTIGEIENDAQLGISSIGQQDVQITAMQGAMIAAAVANNGTLMQPYLVDQVRAPDLTVIDQTDPEVKNKPVSQQVAGELQQMMVSVVEHGTGRKARIPGVTVGGKTGTAEVGDGQNPHTWFVGYAGEGDRQIAIAVFIKNGGQSGTEGTGTGGDISAPIAQQVMSAYLGEQGG, encoded by the coding sequence GTGAACGCACCGCTGCGCCGGGTCTCCATCAGCGTGCTGGTCCTGTTCACCCTGCTGATCATCAACGTCAACATCATCCAGGTGGTGCGCGCCGACAAGCTGCGTACCGACCCGAGCAACACCCGCGTGCTCATCGAGGAGTACAGCCGGGAGCGCGGGTCGATCGTCGTCCAGGGCGGCACGGAGATCGCCAAGTCCACGCGCACCGACGACCGGCTGGCCTACCTGCGCCAGTACTCGAACGGGCCCGTCTACGCGCCGGTCACCGGCTACTACTCGCTGGTCTACAACACCTGGGCGCTCGAGCGGTACGAGAACGACGTCCTCGCCGGCAACGACCCGCGGCTGTTCGCGCGGCGGCTGGCCGACCTGTTCACCGGCCGCGACCCCTCCGGCGGCGACCTGGTCCTCACCCTCGACCCGACCGTGCAGCAGACGGCGATGGACGCCCTCGACGGGGTGACCGGCGCGGTCGTGGCCCTCGACCCGAAGACGGGGGCCATCCTCGGCCTGGCCAGCACCCCCACGTACGACCCGAACCAGCTGTCCAGCCACGACCCCGCGGCGATCCGCGCCTACGGCAACCAGCTCGGCCAGGCCAACCCCGACCCGCGCTCGAACCAGGCGATCAACCAGCGCTACTCCCCCGGCTCGGTGTTCAAGACGATCATCTCGGCGGCCGCGCTGAGCAACGGCTACACCCCCGAGACGACGATCCCGGCGCCGGACCTGCTGACGCTGCCCGGTACCCGCACCACGCTGGAGAACTACAACGGCGAGTCCTGCAACGGCGGCGCCGACCAGTCGCTGATCGACGCCTTCACCATCTCCTGCAACACCGCGTTCGCCCAGCTCGGCATCGACCTCGGCGAGGACAAGGTGCGCAGCATGGCCGAGGCGTTCGGCATCGACGACGAGGGCTTCGACATGCCGCTGCCCGTCGTCGGCAGCACCATCGGCGAGATCGAGAACGACGCCCAGCTCGGGATCAGCTCCATCGGCCAGCAGGACGTGCAGATCACCGCGATGCAGGGCGCGATGATCGCCGCGGCGGTGGCCAACAACGGCACGCTCATGCAGCCCTACCTGGTCGACCAGGTCCGCGCCCCGGACCTCACGGTCATCGACCAGACCGACCCCGAGGTCAAGAACAAGCCGGTCTCCCAGCAGGTCGCCGGTGAGCTCCAGCAGATGATGGTGAGCGTCGTCGAGCACGGCACCGGCCGGAAAGCCCGCATCCCCGGTGTCACTGTCGGGGGCAAGACGGGTACCGCAGAGGTCGGCGACGGGCAGAATCCGCACACCTGGTTCGTTGGGTATGCCGGGGAGGGCGATCGCCAGATCGCCATCGCCGTCTTCATCAAGAACGGTGGGCAGAGCGGCACCGAGGGCACCGGCACCGGAGGCGACATCTCCGCGCCGATCGCCCAGCAGGTGATGTCTGCCTACCTCGGGGAACAGGGGGGCTGA
- a CDS encoding FtsW/RodA/SpoVE family cell cycle protein: MAGPGTDPRGTATGPAPKRRGTELALLAFALVITLAAQCIVDLTVTGSLRPELAEFGIWITALWTAAHLAIRKWAPYADPLLLPAVALLVGLGLSVIHRLDLADAQNGRGSESAPTQLIWATIGVALFVAVLVVIRDHRVLARYAYILVLAGLVLLAIPAILPARFSQINGAKLWILVGGFSIQPGEFAKICLVIFFAAYLVDKRDVLALASRRVVGLELPRGRDLGPVLVIWGLSILVLVFERDLGSSLLLFGIFVVMLYIATERASWLVIGLLLFAAGAFLAYQVFGHVQQRVDVWLDPFKYKSTDGYQLVQSLFGLGTGGLFGAGLGGGRPDQVPVAKSDFIASAIGEELGLFGLVAVIIVYLILVERGLRTSLIVRDAFGKLLAAGLSFAIAWQVFVVLGGVTGLLPLTGLTTPFLAYGGSSLVANFALVALLVRISDAARRPAAPPAPQPPRLGEAPTEVVST, from the coding sequence ATGGCTGGCCCGGGAACCGACCCGCGAGGGACGGCGACCGGCCCGGCGCCCAAGCGCCGCGGTACGGAACTGGCCCTGCTTGCCTTCGCGCTGGTCATCACGCTGGCCGCGCAGTGCATCGTCGACCTGACCGTCACCGGGTCGCTGCGCCCCGAGCTGGCCGAGTTCGGCATCTGGATCACCGCGCTGTGGACGGCGGCCCACCTCGCGATCCGCAAGTGGGCGCCCTACGCCGACCCGCTGCTGCTGCCCGCCGTGGCCCTGCTCGTCGGGCTGGGGCTGTCGGTGATCCACCGGCTGGACCTGGCCGACGCCCAGAACGGCAGGGGGTCGGAGAGCGCGCCCACCCAGCTGATCTGGGCGACGATCGGCGTGGCCCTGTTCGTCGCCGTCCTCGTGGTGATCCGCGACCACCGCGTGCTGGCCCGCTACGCCTACATCCTCGTGCTGGCCGGGCTGGTGCTGCTGGCCATCCCGGCGATCCTCCCGGCGCGGTTCTCCCAGATCAACGGCGCCAAGCTGTGGATCCTGGTCGGCGGCTTCTCCATCCAGCCCGGTGAGTTCGCCAAGATCTGCCTGGTCATCTTCTTCGCCGCCTACCTGGTCGACAAGCGCGACGTGCTGGCGCTGGCCAGCCGCCGGGTGGTGGGCCTGGAGCTCCCCCGCGGCCGCGACCTCGGTCCGGTGCTGGTCATCTGGGGGCTGTCGATCCTCGTGCTCGTCTTCGAGCGCGACCTGGGCAGCTCGCTGCTGCTGTTCGGCATCTTCGTGGTGATGCTCTACATCGCCACCGAGCGGGCGAGCTGGCTGGTCATCGGCCTGCTGCTGTTCGCCGCCGGCGCGTTCCTGGCCTACCAGGTGTTCGGCCACGTGCAGCAGCGCGTCGACGTCTGGCTCGACCCGTTCAAGTACAAGAGCACCGACGGCTACCAGCTGGTCCAGTCGCTGTTCGGCCTGGGCACCGGCGGGCTGTTCGGCGCCGGGCTCGGCGGGGGCCGCCCCGACCAGGTGCCGGTGGCCAAGAGCGACTTCATCGCCTCTGCGATCGGCGAGGAGCTGGGCCTGTTCGGCCTGGTCGCCGTGATCATCGTCTACCTGATCCTCGTCGAGCGCGGGCTGCGCACCTCGCTGATCGTCCGGGACGCCTTCGGCAAGCTGCTGGCGGCGGGCCTGTCCTTCGCGATCGCCTGGCAGGTGTTCGTCGTCCTCGGTGGCGTCACCGGGCTGCTGCCGCTGACCGGCCTGACCACGCCGTTCCTGGCCTACGGCGGTTCCTCGCTGGTGGCCAACTTCGCCCTGGTGGCCCTGCTCGTGCGGATCAGCGACGCCGCCCGGCGGCCGGCGGCACCGCCGGCCCCGCAGCCGCCGCGGCTGGGTGAGGCGCCCACCGAGGTGGTCAGCACGTGA